The proteins below are encoded in one region of Chloroflexota bacterium:
- a CDS encoding aminoacyl-tRNA hydrolase, which yields MKIVVGLGNPGGRYAETRHNVGWMVLDRVADRAGWAGRGRERDASTIVSGRFRSLDLLLAKPLTFMNDSGIAVRKLLARERAPLPDLLVVADDFALPFGKLRFREGGSAGGHNGLDSIVVELGTEKFSRLRIGIGEPEAGAVDHVLSRFEATERPRLDELLNAAADAVENWAREGTSRAANRFNAFELRPADDARTAPPGEVDGPPDAGGIRRTRTGWRRIRPTTPEK from the coding sequence GTGAAGATCGTCGTCGGGCTCGGGAATCCGGGCGGCCGCTATGCCGAAACGCGTCACAACGTCGGCTGGATGGTGCTCGATCGGGTCGCTGACCGAGCGGGTTGGGCGGGCCGTGGCCGTGAACGCGACGCATCGACCATCGTGAGCGGCCGATTCCGAAGTCTCGACCTCCTCCTCGCCAAGCCGCTGACGTTCATGAACGACTCGGGCATCGCCGTCCGCAAGCTCCTCGCCCGGGAACGGGCGCCGCTGCCGGACCTCCTCGTCGTCGCCGACGACTTCGCCCTGCCGTTCGGGAAGTTGCGATTCCGCGAGGGTGGCAGCGCAGGCGGGCACAACGGGCTCGATTCCATCGTCGTGGAGCTCGGGACGGAGAAGTTCAGCCGGCTGCGGATCGGGATCGGCGAACCGGAGGCAGGCGCGGTCGACCACGTCCTGTCGCGTTTCGAGGCGACCGAGCGACCGCGGCTCGACGAGCTGCTCAACGCGGCTGCCGACGCGGTCGAGAACTGGGCGCGCGAGGGGACGAGCCGGGCCGCCAATCGCTTCAACGCATTCGAGCTCCGACCGGCCGACGACGCGCGGACCGCTCCGCCGGGCGAGGTGGACGGTCCGCCCGACGCCGGCGGGATCCGCCGGACAAGGACCGGCTGGCGGCGCATCCGGCCCACGACACCCGAGAAGTGA